A section of the Dehalobacter sp. DCM genome encodes:
- a CDS encoding N-acyl homoserine lactonase family protein, with protein sequence MKLYLLKSGTAPDMPREAILAETGILDPKDVIPIPTTTYLIDHPDGKVLYDTGWTRPERFPQSWEVPEDEKMVNSLAKIGVTPDDIKYVVCSHLHLDHAGNLDYFKNSEIMVSEAELTQVAKYYFMKKIPGGYIKADLDEWVRIGLKWNLVKETEEPVKLLDGISMLSFGSGHAFGMLGLLIELPKAGNIILTSDAIYCRENAGPPVRLPGLVFDKEGYIHTVDRIHELAKKYHAQIWFSHDQAQYLEIIHPSKGYYE encoded by the coding sequence GTGAAATTATATTTATTAAAGAGTGGAACTGCGCCTGATATGCCTAGAGAGGCGATTCTTGCTGAAACGGGTATTTTAGACCCGAAAGATGTTATACCAATTCCGACAACGACATACTTAATTGATCATCCGGACGGTAAGGTTCTTTATGACACAGGTTGGACTCGGCCGGAGCGCTTCCCGCAATCCTGGGAAGTTCCCGAAGATGAAAAAATGGTGAATAGTCTAGCCAAAATAGGAGTTACTCCTGATGACATAAAATATGTTGTCTGTTCGCACTTGCATCTTGATCATGCAGGCAATCTGGATTATTTCAAAAACTCGGAAATAATGGTCAGCGAAGCCGAATTGACCCAAGTTGCTAAATATTACTTCATGAAAAAAATACCGGGTGGTTATATCAAAGCGGATCTCGATGAATGGGTGCGAATTGGATTAAAATGGAATCTGGTTAAAGAGACAGAGGAACCTGTTAAACTGTTGGATGGGATCTCCATGTTAAGTTTTGGCAGTGGACATGCCTTTGGTATGCTCGGATTACTCATTGAGCTTCCGAAGGCCGGAAATATTATTCTAACCTCGGATGCCATCTATTGTCGGGAAAATGCAGGTCCGCCTGTGCGATTGCCCGGGCTGGTCTTTGATAAAGAAGGTTATATTCACACTGTCGACAGAATTCATGAACTGGCTAAGAAATATCATGCTCAGATCTGGTTTAGTCATGATCAGGCTCAGTATCTAGAGATAATCCATCCAAGTAAAGGATATTATGAATGA
- a CDS encoding oxidoreductase — MYKTAFPYLFSPIKLGNTVFRNRIFAAPNGFHHLTPERFPSAESIAFFERKARGGVAAVTVGEAIVDTKTGQAHAYQMVLDNELALPHIAAYAIAMTKHGAIPSIELMHCGMFSHYVYEKGLPLLGPSETFLPDVHKVNNDGHETKASEDGMRHIYEMTEEQILALAASFGKAAAFVKRCGVGMVMIHAGHGWALSQFMSPHFNTRKDRWGGSLENRMRLPLAVIESVRKAVGPGFPIEVRISADELTPTGYGLDDGIKIAMILDGKVDLINTSVGNHEFIESNIYTHPSMFLEDGCNVKYAAEIKKYVKNTPISTVGALSDPAMMEEIIASGKADVIQLGRQTLADPDFPFKARIGKVDEINTCLRCCLCYASGVSFRQRCCSTNPEIGHEIETKFDIPPAHKKTVLIAGGGVGGMQAALTASRRGHNVILCEKGDSLGGVLKCEKDVSFKKHLDEYLKRQALLISRSPIEVRLNTIVTPELANSIAPDVIIAAMGSRPLIPKIPGINGENVIGAEEAYYNLVKVGQKVAILGGGLVGVELGIHLAENGREVTIIEMMPVLNDGGNMVHANALGIKIAERGIKLALTTKAEEINRKGVIGQNAEGTKLYEADTVIYAVGQSPLFDEANALRFCAPEFHQIGDCLTPKNIQSATQAAFTASRDIGKY, encoded by the coding sequence ATGTACAAAACCGCTTTTCCATATTTATTTTCACCCATTAAGTTGGGAAACACGGTATTCCGTAACCGTATATTCGCTGCCCCTAATGGATTTCACCACCTTACACCCGAACGTTTTCCCTCAGCCGAGTCCATTGCTTTTTTTGAACGTAAGGCCCGGGGGGGTGTCGCTGCTGTGACCGTTGGTGAAGCCATCGTGGATACGAAAACGGGCCAAGCACATGCCTATCAAATGGTTCTCGATAACGAACTCGCGTTACCTCATATCGCGGCTTACGCCATCGCAATGACGAAGCATGGCGCAATCCCTTCGATAGAACTCATGCACTGCGGTATGTTCTCTCATTACGTATATGAAAAGGGATTGCCTCTCCTCGGTCCATCGGAAACGTTTCTTCCGGATGTGCATAAAGTCAATAACGATGGGCATGAAACCAAAGCATCAGAAGATGGCATGCGGCACATCTACGAGATGACAGAAGAACAAATATTGGCTTTAGCGGCGTCCTTCGGTAAGGCGGCTGCTTTTGTCAAACGGTGCGGTGTTGGCATGGTCATGATCCACGCCGGCCACGGTTGGGCTCTTTCCCAGTTTATGTCTCCACATTTTAATACCAGGAAAGACAGGTGGGGTGGCAGCTTAGAGAATCGTATGCGTTTGCCGCTCGCCGTTATCGAGAGTGTCCGCAAGGCGGTAGGCCCTGGTTTCCCGATTGAGGTCCGTATAAGTGCCGACGAGCTGACTCCGACTGGGTACGGATTGGATGATGGCATCAAAATTGCCATGATACTGGACGGCAAAGTGGATCTTATTAATACTTCTGTTGGTAACCATGAATTTATTGAGTCGAACATCTATACTCACCCCAGCATGTTCCTCGAGGACGGCTGCAATGTCAAATATGCTGCTGAAATCAAGAAGTATGTTAAAAATACCCCGATTTCAACAGTCGGAGCCCTTAGCGACCCGGCCATGATGGAGGAGATCATCGCTTCCGGCAAGGCGGATGTGATTCAATTGGGACGACAGACCTTAGCAGATCCTGACTTCCCGTTCAAAGCACGAATAGGAAAAGTAGATGAAATCAACACCTGTTTGCGGTGTTGTCTGTGTTACGCCAGCGGCGTATCATTCCGTCAACGTTGTTGCTCCACAAACCCGGAAATCGGTCATGAAATTGAAACTAAATTTGATATACCGCCTGCACACAAGAAGACTGTCCTTATTGCTGGGGGAGGCGTAGGCGGCATGCAGGCAGCACTTACTGCTTCCCGGCGAGGTCATAACGTAATACTTTGCGAAAAAGGAGACTCGCTTGGTGGCGTTCTGAAATGTGAAAAGGACGTTTCGTTTAAGAAACATCTTGATGAGTACCTTAAGCGGCAGGCATTATTGATATCCCGCTCGCCGATAGAAGTCAGGCTGAATACCATAGTCACTCCCGAACTGGCCAATAGCATTGCTCCCGATGTCATCATAGCGGCCATGGGTTCGCGCCCCCTGATACCAAAGATCCCAGGCATTAACGGAGAAAATGTGATTGGTGCTGAAGAGGCCTATTATAACTTGGTGAAAGTAGGCCAGAAGGTTGCAATCCTCGGAGGCGGCCTCGTAGGAGTCGAGCTCGGCATTCATCTAGCTGAGAACGGTCGTGAAGTTACCATCATTGAAATGATGCCCGTACTCAACGACGGCGGTAATATGGTTCATGCCAACGCCTTAGGGATAAAAATTGCCGAGCGGGGTATTAAACTTGCTCTCACAACGAAAGCCGAAGAAATCAACCGTAAAGGTGTTATCGGTCAAAACGCAGAGGGGACGAAGCTTTATGAGGCGGATACGGTAATTTACGCGGTCGGACAGAGTCCGCTATTTGATGAGGCCAATGCGCTCCGTTTCTGTGCTCCTGAATTCCATCAAATCGGGGATTGCCTGACACCAAAAAATATCCAAAGCGCAACGCAGGCTGCTTTTACTGCTTCGCGCGACATCGGTAAGTATTAA
- a CDS encoding sensor histidine kinase, which produces MATKLTNSLLQKRPYNQLIRKMFLQTLSILIIAIIIVLVLRSAGRGYIGNLITLVIGKIFNLGWNDAVDYYYFYVRRNLDTIMAITIIVFFIVLFRFSLTLFTRYFDQIVVGVDHLAEESPNKIIMSPELGFMEEKLNQVKDTLAKRAKDAQEAEQRKNDLVIYLAHDIKTPLTSVIGYLSLLDEAPDLPIEQKAKYVHITLEKACRLENLINEFFEITRYNLQTVPLKKESIDLYYMLIQMTDEAYPIITASGKQVAIHVPEDMMICGDSDKLARVFNNILKNAITYSEEKSTITITAKIHDQHTVITFENKGTIPQEKLGSIFEKFYRLDDARSTATGGSGLGLAIAKDIVTLHGGTVTAQSDQGRTVFTITLP; this is translated from the coding sequence TTGGCTACAAAATTGACAAATAGCCTATTGCAGAAAAGACCCTATAACCAGCTGATTCGAAAAATGTTCTTGCAGACGCTGAGCATTTTGATCATCGCCATTATCATCGTTTTGGTACTGCGTTCCGCCGGCAGAGGCTATATCGGCAACCTCATTACCTTAGTGATAGGGAAAATCTTCAATCTGGGTTGGAATGATGCCGTTGACTACTATTATTTTTATGTGCGGCGCAATCTTGACACCATTATGGCCATCACAATCATCGTCTTTTTTATTGTTCTTTTCCGATTTTCCCTGACCTTGTTTACACGATATTTTGATCAGATTGTTGTCGGCGTCGATCATTTGGCCGAGGAATCACCGAATAAAATCATCATGAGTCCGGAGCTTGGATTTATGGAAGAAAAACTGAATCAAGTCAAAGACACCTTAGCCAAAAGGGCCAAGGATGCCCAAGAAGCTGAGCAGCGTAAAAACGACCTTGTCATTTATCTGGCTCATGATATAAAAACGCCCCTAACCTCCGTTATCGGGTATTTAAGCCTCTTGGACGAAGCTCCTGATCTTCCAATAGAACAAAAAGCGAAATATGTCCATATCACCCTGGAGAAAGCCTGCCGGTTGGAGAACTTGATTAATGAGTTTTTTGAAATCACACGCTATAATCTTCAGACTGTTCCGCTGAAAAAAGAGTCCATCGATCTGTATTATATGCTTATTCAAATGACGGACGAGGCTTACCCCATTATTACGGCCAGTGGTAAGCAGGTGGCCATTCATGTTCCTGAGGATATGATGATCTGCGGCGATTCCGACAAGCTGGCCAGGGTCTTTAATAACATTTTGAAAAATGCGATTACCTATAGCGAGGAAAAAAGCACGATTACCATCACGGCAAAGATACATGATCAGCATACCGTGATTACCTTCGAAAATAAGGGAACGATTCCGCAGGAAAAGCTCGGATCAATTTTTGAGAAGTTTTATCGGCTGGATGATGCCCGTTCCACTGCTACGGGCGGTTCCGGGTTAGGATTGGCAATCGCCAAAGATATTGTGACCCTGCACGGGGGAACCGTCACGGCGCAAAGCGATCAAGGCCGTACGGTCTTTACAATCACACTGCCGTAA
- the vanR gene encoding VanR-ABDEGLN family response regulator transcription factor, protein MSNNVMIVDDEREIADLVELYLQNENYTVYKYYSAKEALTCISEIHLDLAILDVMLPDGNGFALCQKIREKYTYPVIMLTAKEEETDKITGLTLGADDYLTKPFRPLELVARVKAQLRRYKKYNTVPSHVPEDKVIIHSGLIIDVNTHECLLNEKPLALTPTEFEILRILCEQKGNVVSSEQLFHEIWGDEYFSKSNNTITVHIRHLREKMNDSVDNPKYIKTIWGVGYKIDK, encoded by the coding sequence GTGAGCAATAACGTCATGATTGTTGACGATGAACGGGAAATTGCCGATCTGGTTGAACTTTACCTGCAAAATGAAAATTACACGGTGTATAAGTATTACTCAGCGAAAGAAGCGCTGACTTGTATTTCAGAAATCCATCTCGATTTGGCTATTCTGGATGTCATGCTCCCTGACGGCAACGGTTTTGCGCTTTGTCAGAAAATACGGGAGAAGTATACTTATCCGGTCATCATGCTGACAGCAAAAGAAGAAGAAACTGACAAAATCACCGGCCTGACTCTGGGTGCTGATGATTATCTAACCAAACCCTTCCGCCCCCTGGAATTGGTCGCAAGAGTCAAGGCTCAGCTGCGGCGTTACAAGAAATACAATACTGTCCCGTCCCACGTACCAGAGGATAAGGTCATCATCCACTCCGGTCTGATCATCGATGTCAATACACACGAGTGCCTGCTCAACGAGAAACCGCTCGCGCTCACCCCTACAGAATTTGAGATACTGCGCATCCTATGTGAGCAAAAAGGAAATGTCGTCAGCTCTGAACAGCTGTTCCATGAAATATGGGGCGATGAGTACTTCAGCAAAAGTAATAATACCATCACTGTCCATATTCGGCATCTGCGGGAAAAAATGAACGATTCGGTTGATAATCCAAAGTATATCAAAACAATATGGGGGGTTGGCTACAAAATTGACAAATAG
- a CDS encoding PucR family transcriptional regulator encodes MNITPRIIVSGLRDIKCHYIEGTLASNNKILDVEVFREENFVYPRNDFLYILKYSQLQKKKLSALYTNILCIMDEKSPSHFPEFPESNIILVEDNIDSFQLFDIVKEVIHKHHDFFDKLLEMLFANADIQAIVDCISSFIGNPVRIQDTSLNIIATSSVFYLDDEIWLHSAKSGYVVVGDELASTELKRYINTLNNKNGPFIFHSPVHKKPFLCIPLMQKDLRIGMLLIPNLNKTTNEGDIELLTYIGNLLSVELQRSKYTSQSIRVPTEQIIIDLLEGRIRTESEIKRRAWYENMILKDKYCLLVLKPRKFYLTEKQLKSVCDYFNQLIIFGQFVVYDDAIIALHSCKESVVNRSKPNWLANELNKKSLICGISNISDNILNIQAQYRQAKSALNIGFKLHPDQDVFYYSNYSLYDWIEICSQQVNIREIYHPVVNQIMEYDSLHHTEFAQTLNIYLKNNCNQHQSARELNLHRNTLQYRLKKINELMGNDLDNIVTDLHVRLSYFIMEYIGKIEPSDSN; translated from the coding sequence ATGAATATAACGCCTAGAATAATCGTTTCCGGACTTCGGGATATAAAATGTCACTATATAGAAGGGACATTGGCTAGCAATAACAAAATTTTGGATGTCGAAGTCTTTCGTGAAGAAAACTTTGTTTATCCAAGAAACGATTTTCTATATATTTTGAAATATTCACAGCTTCAAAAGAAAAAATTATCCGCTTTATATACGAATATCCTCTGCATTATGGATGAAAAAAGCCCTTCCCATTTTCCAGAATTTCCTGAAAGCAATATTATTCTGGTTGAGGATAATATAGATAGCTTTCAATTATTCGATATTGTTAAAGAAGTTATTCATAAACATCATGATTTTTTCGACAAGCTGCTTGAAATGCTCTTTGCCAACGCGGATATCCAGGCCATCGTAGATTGTATAAGTAGCTTTATTGGCAACCCGGTGCGTATTCAAGATACTTCCTTAAATATTATTGCAACCTCATCCGTTTTTTATTTAGACGATGAAATTTGGCTTCATTCAGCAAAATCAGGCTATGTTGTTGTGGGAGATGAGCTAGCTTCTACGGAGTTAAAACGCTATATAAATACGCTTAATAATAAGAATGGTCCGTTTATCTTTCATTCACCGGTGCATAAAAAGCCATTTTTATGTATTCCTCTTATGCAGAAAGATTTGAGAATTGGCATGCTGCTTATCCCCAATTTAAATAAAACGACAAATGAAGGGGATATAGAGCTGCTGACCTATATAGGGAATTTGCTTTCAGTTGAATTGCAGCGTTCCAAATATACCAGTCAATCAATTAGAGTTCCGACTGAACAGATTATTATCGACTTACTGGAAGGTCGAATTCGAACGGAAAGTGAAATCAAAAGACGAGCCTGGTATGAAAATATGATCCTGAAAGATAAGTATTGTCTGTTGGTTCTAAAACCAAGAAAATTTTATCTGACAGAAAAACAACTAAAATCGGTCTGCGATTATTTTAACCAGCTCATTATATTTGGACAATTCGTTGTATATGATGATGCAATTATTGCCCTTCATAGCTGCAAAGAATCTGTGGTGAATAGGAGCAAACCGAATTGGCTGGCAAATGAATTAAATAAAAAATCCCTCATTTGCGGCATAAGCAACATATCCGATAACATCTTGAATATTCAAGCGCAATATAGACAGGCAAAGAGTGCTTTAAATATTGGGTTTAAACTGCATCCTGATCAGGACGTATTTTATTACTCTAATTACAGCCTATACGATTGGATAGAAATTTGTAGTCAACAGGTGAATATCAGAGAAATCTACCACCCAGTAGTTAATCAGATCATGGAATATGATTCACTTCATCATACAGAATTTGCACAAACACTGAATATCTATTTGAAAAATAATTGTAATCAGCATCAAAGTGCGAGGGAGTTAAATCTCCACAGGAATACATTGCAATACAGGTTAAAAAAAATTAACGAGTTAATGGGTAATGATTTGGATAATATCGTTACAGATCTTCATGTAAGGTTATCGTACTTTATCATGGAATATATCGGCAAAATAGAACCTAGTGATTCTAACTGA
- a CDS encoding pyruvate carboxylase translates to MKIKKFNKVLVANRGEIAIRVFRACKELGIRTVAIYSEEDKYALFRTKADEAYLIGEKKKPIEVYLSMKEIIDLALKKGVDAIHPGYGFLSENAEFAQMCQDAGVEFIGPSVHTLENLGDKIKSKLLAQSVGVPVIPGVDKPMTSVDEAVAFANQYGYPIILKAAAGGGGRGMRVVYNEKDLEREFNSARTESKKAFGIEDIFIEKYLERPKHIEVQVLADKYGNIVHLHERDCSVQRRHQKILEFTPAFSIPQELRDKLYADALNLSKAVNYVNAGTAEFLVDKHGNYYFIEMNPRIQVEHTITEMTTGIDIVQNQILIAQGYSLSSKEIGIPSQDAVAPRGYAIQCRITTEDPLNNFMPDTGKIDVYRTSSGFGIRLDGGNGYTGSVISPYYDSLLVKIIASDRTFEGTVNKATRSIREMNIKGVKTNEAFLINVLNHEIFMCGECDTHFIDDTPELFDIKPRKDYETKILKFIGEKIVNEVKHTKKDYNIAPIPKIQIPENREGVRQILREKGADGFVSWIKDQKKLLFTDTTYRDAHQSLLATRVRTRDLVTIAEATSVLAKDFFSMEMWGGATFDTAYRFLRESPWRRLQGLRQLIPNIPFQMLLRGSNAVGYTNYPDNLIRAFIQEASLQGIDIFRIFDSLNWLKGMEVAIDEVLKTGKVAEVCLCYTGDILDETRDKYTLKYYIQKAKEIENMGAHILAIKDMSGLLKPYASRKLIYELKQEIGIPIHLHTHDTSGNAVATVLAAAESGVDIVDAALSPMSGLTSQPSMNSIIAALSHTTMDPNINLDDIQKLCDYWSEARTYYEQFESGLKSGTAEIYKYEIPGGQYSNLKPQVESCGLGDKFNDVKDMYKEVNHLFGDIVKVTPTSKVVGDMAIFMVQNGLTADNLLEKGKALTFPDSVMDYFKGMMGQPEGGFPEELQKVVLKGQEPITCRPGEILEPIDFDAIKKKLKEEFNVDANMRNALSYALYPKVYSDYLKSLAEYGHLYNLDSHVYFYGLKEGETSEIDLDEGKIMIVKLVEVRDIDEEGYRTLLFEINGNRREMRILDKNFGEKEKVDVTLMADPNNPKEIASSITGLISKIFVKEGEKITSKQSMLIIEAMKMETNVLAPSDGDIESILIKEGQQVKSGQLIIKLK, encoded by the coding sequence ATGAAAATAAAGAAATTTAATAAAGTGCTTGTTGCTAACCGCGGAGAGATTGCCATCCGGGTTTTCCGTGCGTGTAAAGAACTCGGGATCCGGACTGTCGCCATCTACTCCGAAGAAGATAAATATGCCTTATTCCGGACGAAAGCCGACGAGGCCTATCTGATCGGGGAAAAAAAGAAACCGATTGAGGTCTACCTCAGCATGAAGGAGATTATCGACTTAGCTTTAAAAAAAGGTGTCGATGCCATCCATCCCGGTTATGGATTCTTGTCCGAGAATGCTGAATTTGCTCAAATGTGTCAGGATGCCGGTGTGGAGTTTATCGGGCCGTCCGTACACACACTGGAAAACCTCGGGGATAAAATCAAATCAAAACTACTGGCTCAGAGTGTCGGCGTGCCGGTGATACCCGGTGTAGACAAACCGATGACATCCGTCGATGAAGCCGTTGCTTTCGCCAATCAATACGGTTATCCGATAATCTTAAAAGCAGCAGCCGGCGGCGGCGGCAGGGGAATGCGCGTTGTCTACAATGAAAAGGATCTGGAGCGCGAATTTAACAGTGCCCGAACAGAGTCAAAGAAAGCCTTTGGCATCGAAGATATCTTTATTGAAAAGTATCTGGAACGACCGAAACATATTGAAGTCCAGGTGCTGGCGGACAAATACGGCAATATTGTTCATCTGCACGAACGGGATTGTTCTGTTCAGCGCCGCCATCAAAAGATTTTGGAATTCACCCCCGCTTTCTCGATTCCGCAGGAACTACGGGATAAATTATATGCAGACGCACTCAATTTATCCAAGGCTGTCAATTATGTCAATGCCGGGACTGCAGAATTCCTCGTGGATAAACACGGCAATTACTATTTCATTGAAATGAACCCACGCATCCAAGTCGAGCATACGATTACGGAAATGACGACTGGTATCGATATTGTCCAAAACCAGATCCTAATCGCCCAGGGTTATTCCCTTTCCTCCAAGGAGATTGGGATTCCCTCCCAAGATGCGGTTGCTCCTCGCGGCTATGCCATTCAATGTCGGATCACCACGGAAGATCCGTTAAACAATTTTATGCCGGATACCGGAAAAATCGATGTCTACCGAACGAGTTCCGGCTTTGGGATCCGACTTGACGGCGGCAATGGCTATACCGGTTCGGTGATATCTCCCTATTACGACAGTCTGCTCGTTAAGATCATTGCTTCAGACAGGACCTTCGAAGGAACTGTGAATAAAGCCACGCGTTCGATCAGGGAAATGAATATTAAAGGCGTCAAAACAAATGAAGCTTTCCTCATAAACGTTTTAAATCACGAGATATTTATGTGCGGTGAATGCGATACGCATTTCATTGACGATACACCGGAGCTTTTCGATATCAAACCTCGCAAGGATTATGAAACAAAAATCCTGAAGTTCATCGGCGAAAAAATCGTCAATGAAGTCAAGCATACGAAAAAGGACTATAATATTGCGCCTATACCCAAGATCCAGATTCCTGAAAACCGTGAAGGGGTCCGACAGATTCTCCGGGAAAAAGGCGCTGACGGTTTTGTATCCTGGATTAAAGACCAGAAAAAGTTGCTCTTCACCGATACCACCTACCGCGATGCCCATCAGTCTTTGCTGGCTACTAGGGTAAGAACCCGCGACCTTGTTACTATTGCCGAAGCGACGTCCGTGTTGGCCAAAGACTTCTTCTCCATGGAGATGTGGGGTGGCGCAACGTTTGATACGGCTTATCGCTTTCTACGGGAATCACCCTGGCGGCGCCTTCAGGGCCTCCGGCAGCTTATTCCCAATATCCCGTTCCAAATGCTCCTAAGAGGTTCAAACGCTGTCGGTTATACGAATTATCCCGATAATCTGATCCGAGCCTTTATTCAGGAAGCTTCCCTGCAAGGAATCGATATCTTCCGTATTTTTGACAGTCTGAACTGGCTCAAAGGGATGGAAGTGGCTATTGATGAAGTCTTAAAGACCGGTAAGGTTGCGGAAGTTTGCCTGTGCTATACCGGGGATATCCTCGATGAGACCCGGGACAAATACACACTGAAATACTACATTCAGAAGGCCAAAGAAATAGAAAATATGGGGGCCCATATTCTGGCCATCAAAGATATGTCCGGTCTTCTTAAACCGTATGCTTCACGAAAACTGATTTACGAATTGAAACAAGAGATTGGTATCCCCATTCATCTGCATACACACGATACCAGCGGGAATGCTGTGGCGACGGTGCTGGCAGCCGCCGAGTCCGGTGTTGATATTGTCGATGCCGCTCTCAGTCCCATGTCCGGTCTCACCAGCCAGCCTTCTATGAATTCGATCATTGCTGCTTTAAGCCATACCACAATGGATCCCAATATCAATTTGGATGATATCCAGAAGCTCTGCGATTACTGGAGTGAAGCCCGAACCTACTATGAACAGTTCGAATCCGGCCTCAAGTCCGGTACGGCTGAAATTTACAAGTACGAAATTCCCGGCGGTCAGTACTCCAACCTTAAACCGCAGGTTGAAAGCTGTGGTCTTGGTGACAAATTCAATGACGTCAAGGACATGTACAAGGAAGTCAATCATCTCTTTGGTGATATCGTCAAAGTAACGCCGACCTCCAAGGTGGTTGGGGATATGGCCATATTCATGGTTCAGAATGGCTTAACTGCAGATAATCTGCTGGAAAAAGGCAAAGCCCTCACTTTCCCGGATTCCGTCATGGATTACTTTAAAGGCATGATGGGACAGCCGGAGGGTGGATTCCCCGAAGAACTTCAGAAGGTTGTTCTTAAAGGGCAGGAACCGATTACCTGTCGACCCGGTGAAATCCTGGAGCCCATTGATTTTGATGCCATTAAAAAGAAACTTAAAGAAGAGTTCAATGTCGATGCGAATATGCGCAACGCATTAAGTTACGCGCTTTATCCCAAGGTCTACAGTGATTACCTCAAATCGCTTGCGGAATACGGCCACCTCTATAATCTGGACAGCCATGTTTATTTCTACGGTCTGAAGGAAGGCGAAACCAGCGAAATCGATCTGGATGAAGGCAAGATTATGATTGTCAAACTGGTGGAGGTCCGTGACATCGACGAAGAAGGCTATCGCACGCTGCTCTTCGAAATCAACGGCAACCGCCGCGAAATGCGCATCCTGGACAAGAATTTTGGTGAAAAAGAAAAGGTCGATGTGACCCTCATGGCTGATCCGAATAATCCGAAGGAAATAGCTTCCTCCATAACCGGGCTTATATCCAAGATATTTGTCAAGGAAGGCGAGAAGATTACCAGCAAACAAAGCATGCTGATTATTGAAGCCATGAAAATGGAGACTAATGTCCTTGCGCCGTCGGATGGCGATATTGAAAGCATCCTGATCAAAGAAGGTCAACAGGTCAAATCGGGACAGCTGATTATCAAGCTGAAGTAA
- a CDS encoding PPC domain-containing DNA-binding protein, which yields MRLDKGDEVIQSVQHVCRERHISLGTVTGIGAVKKVTIGYFEQDAKVYHAREFVGDIEVTSLQGNITEMNNDVYLHLHATLSDSNYNAFGGHLNEAWVGPTFEIIIDIIDGKVSREKNSDVGLNTLTF from the coding sequence ATGAGACTGGATAAAGGGGATGAAGTCATTCAGTCTGTTCAACACGTCTGTCGGGAAAGACATATTTCTCTCGGGACTGTTACCGGCATCGGGGCAGTGAAGAAGGTAACGATAGGGTATTTTGAGCAGGATGCCAAGGTGTATCATGCCCGGGAATTCGTTGGCGATATTGAAGTCACCAGCTTGCAGGGGAATATTACTGAAATGAATAATGATGTGTATTTGCATCTGCATGCAACGTTAAGCGATTCCAATTACAACGCTTTCGGCGGACATTTGAATGAGGCGTGGGTCGGTCCTACCTTTGAAATTATCATCGACATCATTGATGGGAAGGTTAGCCGAGAAAAGAATAGTGATGTGGGATTAAATACACTGACATTTTAA
- a CDS encoding methyl-accepting chemotaxis protein — MKILKGDSAIDALMGVLPYVLEALPDDMSLYVTDGKKYLEVAEGSELKLGITAGSEVMGKATEKCMTENRKTVFNVRTGLQFRGVNVPIPDENGRPVGTVICASGRQKQQDVNEVANQLSDFADQIALAIEEIARGAGRLAQVGQSLSDKAVESNQKIKETGVIINTIKEISGQTNLLGLNAAIESARAGEHGRGFGVVAEEIRKLADNSKEAAERVREIIDSISAVVGEMTNAATESAAIAQQQAASTEENAATIEQLRQLAVAVKNTAAKL, encoded by the coding sequence ATGAAAATTCTAAAAGGTGATTCTGCTATTGACGCTTTGATGGGTGTATTGCCCTATGTGCTAGAGGCGCTGCCGGACGATATGAGTCTTTATGTCACGGATGGAAAGAAGTATTTGGAGGTGGCTGAAGGCTCGGAATTGAAACTTGGAATTACTGCCGGCAGTGAAGTTATGGGGAAAGCAACCGAGAAATGCATGACGGAAAATCGAAAGACAGTCTTTAATGTCCGCACTGGCCTGCAGTTCCGCGGCGTGAATGTTCCCATCCCAGATGAAAATGGCAGGCCTGTTGGAACTGTAATTTGTGCATCCGGCAGACAGAAACAGCAGGATGTCAATGAGGTTGCCAATCAATTGTCTGATTTTGCCGACCAAATTGCCTTAGCTATCGAGGAAATAGCCCGGGGTGCAGGCAGATTGGCCCAAGTCGGCCAAAGTCTGTCAGATAAAGCAGTTGAGTCCAATCAAAAAATCAAAGAAACAGGGGTTATCATCAACACCATTAAAGAAATATCCGGACAGACCAATTTGCTCGGTCTGAACGCAGCCATAGAATCAGCAAGGGCGGGGGAACATGGCCGGGGGTTTGGCGTTGTTGCCGAGGAGATTCGTAAACTGGCCGACAACAGCAAAGAAGCGGCGGAAAGAGTTCGGGAAATTATTGATTCCATATCTGCTGTCGTCGGCGAGATGACAAATGCCGCGACAGAATCAGCGGCTATTGCCCAACAGCAAGCCGCATCGACGGAGGAAAACGCTGCAACCATCGAACAGCTGCGCCAATTGGCCGTTGCGGTAAAAAATACAGCGGCTAAGCTCTGA